Within the Nocardioides aurantiacus genome, the region CCTGCGCCAGCCCGGCCTGGTACTGCCCGGCGACGACGTGGTCGTCGACGTCGGTGCCGGTGATCGGCTTGAGCGCCTGGAGGACCTTGAGCTTCTCGTCGCGCACGGTCTCGCGGCCGACGTACGTCGGGGGCTCCATCGCCACGAGGCAGAGCAGCTGCAGCAGGTGGTTCTGCACCATGTCGCGCAGCGCGCCCGAGCCGTCGTAGTAGCCGCCTCGCGACCCGACGCCGAGCGACTCGGCGGCCGTGATCTGCACGTGGTCGACCGAGGTGGCGTTCCACAGCGGCTCGAGGAAGGTGTTGGCGAAGCGCGTCACCAGCAGGTTCTGGACGCTCTCCTTGCCGAGGTAGTGGTCGATCCGGAAGATCTGCTGCTCCTCGAACACCGCGCCGACGGCGTCGTTGATGGCCAGCGCCGAGGCCAGGTCGTGGCCCAGCGGCTTCTCCAGGACCAGCCGCGACTGCGGGGTGACCATGCCGTGGCGGTCCAGCTGCTCGCTGACGGTGCCGAACAGCGAGGGGGCGATGGCGAGGTAGAAGACCCGCACCTTCTCGGCGTCGGGGAGCTCGCGGGCCAGGGCGGGCCAGCTGTCGTCGTCGGCGATGTCGAGGCTGACGTGGGTCAGGCGGGCGATGAAGCGGGTCAGGACGGCGTCGTCGAGCTCCTCGGGGCGGACGAAGGCGGGCAGGTCGCCGCGGATCTTGTCGCGGTAGCCGTCCTCGTCGAGGCCGGCGCGGGAGGTGGCGACGATGCGGGTGGTCGGGGGCAGCTGGCCGTCGCGGTCGCGCAGGTAGAGGGCCGGCAGCAGCTTGCGGACGGCGAGGTCGCCGGTGCCACCGAAGACGACGATGTCGGCTGCGGGGACGGGGGAAGGGCCGTGCGAGGGGGACATCGGGGGGCTCTCTGGGTGACTGGGTCGAGACACCACCGTAGGGAGGGTTGTGCACTGCTGCAAGCAGGGTTACGTATTTCCACGGCATAAATAGACCAGTGGAGACGTCTGCGCGGCGGTCCGATGGTTGAATGCGGGTCGTGACCCTGTCCGCGATCGGCAACGCCGGCGGCCCGCGTGGCGCCCGCGGGGGCCACGCGGGCGTGGTCGTCGTCCCCGGCGACACCGCGACGGCCGGTGAGGTGTTCTCGCTGGTCCGCGACGGGGTGGTGGCCACCCGCAGCGACATCGCCCGGCTCACGGGGCTCTCCCGCACCGCGGTCGCCGCCCGGGTCCAGGCCCTCATCGACGTCGGCCTGGTGGCCGAGGGCACCGACCCCGACCGGCCCCCGGCCTCGGGTCGCCCGCCCGTCGTGCTGCGGCTCGACCGGGCGGCCGGGGTGGTGCTGGCCGCGGCGATCGGGCGCAGCCGGACCCAGCTCGGGGTGTGCGACCTCGACGGCCAGGTGCTCCTCGCCCGCGACGTCGACCAGGAGGTCGGCCTGACCCCCGACGTGCTGATGCCGCGGGTGGTGGCGGCGCTCGGCGAGCTGCTCGGCGAGCTCGGACGCGACGCGGCGGAGGTGCGGGCGGTCGGGCTGAGCATCCCGGGCACGGTCGACACCGCCACCGGGGCCAGCCTGGACTCGCCCATCATGACCGGCTGGGACGGCGTCGCGCTGGCGCCGTACGTCGCGGAGCTCGCCGGCGCTCCGGTCTTCGTCGACAACGACGCCAACGTGATGGCGCTCTCGGAGCGGCGCGGCCACCTCGAGGCCCACCGCGACCTGCTCTTCCTCAAGGCCTCCACCGGCATCGGCGTCGGCGTGGTCACCGGCGGCCGGCTGGTCCGCGGCGGCCTCGGCGCGGGCGGCGAGATCGGCCACACCAAGGTGCCGGCCGCGACCGGGATGGCGTGCCGCTGCGGCGAGTCCGGCTGCCTGGAGTCACTGGCCTCGGGCTGGGCGCTCGTGCAGGCGGCCCGCGAGGCCGGTCACGAGGTCTCCCACGTCCGCGACCTCGTGGCGCTGGCCGGTCGGGGCGACCCCGAGGCCCGCCACCTCGTGCGCGAGGCCGGCCGCCGGATCGGCGAGGTGCTGGCCGCGGCCGTCAACCTGCTCAACCCCGAGGCCGTGGTGGTGGGCGGCGACCTGGCCGGGGCCTACGACCCGTTCGTCGCCGGGCTGCGCGAGTCGCTGTACTCCCTGGCCACCGCGCTCGCCACCCGCGACCTCGTCATCGTCGCCCTCACCCACGGCGAGCGGTCGGGCGTCGTCGGCTGCGCCGCGCTGGCCCTGCGCGAGGTGCTCGACTCCACCGCCGTCGACCGGTTGCTGGCCGCCCGGGGCGCGTGAGGCCCGTCGACCTCGGGACGGGGCGTCGCGAGCGGCCGCTCGGAGGAGCGCCGGTGTCCCGAGGTGGGTCAGCCGAGCTCGGAGCGGATCAGGGTGAGCCGCTCGAGCAGCGCCTCGAGGGCCACCTCGAACTCCGACGCCGAGGCGTCGTGGGCCAGGTCGTGGCGCAGCCGCCAGACCGTGGCGTGCCGCGACGCCTCCACGTCGTCGGCCTGGTGGTCGTCGACCACGTCGAGCGGTCCGACGTCGGCCCCGTGGGCGGAGACCTCCAGGAGCAGGGTGCCGAGCAGGAAGCTGGTGAAGGAGCGGTACGCCGCCACGGCCGCCTCGTCGCTGAACCCCTCCTCGAGCAGGCCCGAGAGGAAGGCGTCGACCCACTCCAGGCTGCGCAGCGGCGGCCGGAGCCAGGGCGCCTCGGGAGGACGGGAGGCGACGAGCGGGAACGCCCGGGGGTGGGCGAGCGCCACCCGGCGTACGCCGTGGGCGAGGCGCTGCAGGAAGTCCTGCCAGCCGTGGGTCGGGCTGTGCAGCACGTCGGGGTCCATGCGGAGGTCGCCGATGAGGAGCTCCACGACGCCGTCGAGGAGCTCCTCCTTGCCGGGCACGTAGCGGTAGAGCGACATCGCCTCGACGCCCACGCGGTGGCCGAGCCGACGCATGGTGAGGCCGGCGAGGCCCTGCTCGTCGATGTGCGCGAGCGCGGCGGCGAGGATGCGGTCGCGGTCGAGCGCGATGCGGTCGGAGGGGACGGGCTCACCGGCGACCACGGCCGCGTCGGCGTCCGGCACGGCGTCCGGCCCCGGGGCCGAGCCTGGTGTCGCGTCCATCGCACCTCTTCCGTCACCCCGAGCCTATCCGGGAGCACCCTGGCGCCCGGGCGTGGCGTAGGCTCGTCTCGACTTACAACGTAAGTCCGGCGCCGCACGACCAGGAGGACCGCCGCATGGAGGCCCAGACCCGCACCTCGATCGACCTGGGGTCGCTGGCCCGCATCGCGGCCCTGGCCGTCGCGCAGACCGACGGGCTCGACCCGGACGGCCCGGTGGACGGCCCGGTGGACGGCCCGGTGGACGGCCCGGTGGACGGCCCGGTGGACGGCCCGGTGGACGGCGCGGCCGTGGTCGAGGTGGCCCCGGACGGCTCGTTGCGGGTGCGGCTGCGTGTCCACGGCCACTGGGGCACCTCGCTGCCCCGGGCGGCGTCACGGCTGCGGCGCGAGGTGGTGCGGGTGACGGCCGCGATGACCGGGCTGCGCGTCTCGTGCGTCGACGTCGAGGTGGTGGGGCTGGTCGCGCCGGCGCCGGTCGGGCAGCGGGTCGGGCAGCCCGTCGGGCAGGCCGACTAGGGACCGAGCAGCGGGGGCCGGCGCAGGTGGTGGTCGGTGACGGTCTCCCAGGCGGCGGCCAGCGCGAGCAGGTCGTCGTCGGCGCGCGGCCGCCCGATCACCTGGAGGCCCATCGGCAGGCCCGCGGCCGAGAACCCCGCGGGCATCGCGAGCACCGGGGTGCCCAGCAGGGTGCCGAGCGCGCTGACCTCCATCCAGCGGTGGTAGGACGACATCGCCACCCCGGCCACCTCGCGCGGCCAGTCGAGGCGTGCGTCGAACGGCATCACCTGGGCGGTCGGCAGCACCAGCAGGTCGACCTCGTCGAAGAGCCCCAGCACCGCCCGGAACAGGTCGCTGCGCAGCTCCGAGGCCACCATCACCTCGTGGGCCGAGAGCGGGGGCCGGTCGCCGTCGCCGAGGAGTCCCTCGACCTCGAACCTCGCCTCGGGCTTCATCCGGGCGCGCAGCACCGGGTCGGCGTACGTCGGGGCGAGGGCGGACCCGGCGAGCCAGTGGCGCCACGGCAGCCAGGTGCGCCAGAGGTCCTCCGGGCCGCCGAACCGGCCGTGCGCCGGCAGCGCGGCCTCGACCACCTCGAGGCCCAGCTCGCCGAACGACGGCAGCGCGCGGTGGCAGATCTCGAGCACCTCGGCCTCCATCGGCAGGTAGCCGCCGAGGTCACCCAGCCACCCCACCCGCACCGGCCGTCCCGGTCCGGCGCCCGGGTCGCCGAGACCCAGCGGGTCGCGCGCGTCCGGCCCCGCGAGGGTGCGGTGCAGCGCCGCGAGGTCGGCCGCCGTACGCGCGACCGGCCCGTCGACCCCGCCGCGGGAGAGCCAGCTCTCGCCCTCGACCTGCGGCACCCGGCCGAGCGAGGGCCGCAGCCCGTAGACGTCGTTCCAGCCGGTCGGGTTGCGCAGCGAGCCGAAGAAGTCGCTCCCGTCGGCGACCGGCAGCATCCGCAGCGCCACGGCGACCGCCGCCCCGCCGCTGCTGCCGCCGGCGGTGCGGGACTGGTCCCAGGCGTTGAGCGTGGTGCCGTGCACGGAGTTGTAGGTGTGCGACCCCAGGCCGAACTCCGGGGTGTTGGTCTTGCCGACCACGATCGCCCCGGCCGCCTGGAGCCGGGCGGCGACGAGCGAGTCGCTGGTCGCGGGCGGTGCGTCGGCCACGAAGCCCCGACTGGTCGGCAGCCCCGCGGCGTCGTTGAGGTCCTTGACCGCGACGGGCAGCCCGTGCAGCCAGCCGCGGGGCCGCCCGACGGCCAGCTCGGCGTCGGCCGCGGCGGCCTCGGCGAGCAGCTCCTCGCGCGGGCGGCGGGCGACGACCGCGTGGACGACCGGGTCGAGGGCGTCGATCCGGTCGAGGTGGTCGGTCATCACCTCCACGCACGAGGCCTCCCGGCGCCCGACGGCGCCGGAGAGGTCGAGGGCGGAGAGGTCGGCGAGGTTCACGCGCCCTCCTCGTCCTCCTCCTGCGGCGTCGGCGGCTCGACGTGGAGCGCGAGTCCCTCGTGCGGGGCGAGCGTGACGCTGAAGGCCATCAGGTCGTCGACGGTGCCCATCTCCATCCCGTCGGCGAGGTCGGTCACCAGCGAGCCCGGCACGAGGTGCTTGGAGCGCACCGTGCCCTGGACCTCCTCGGTGGAGAAGTTCAGCACCGTCACCTCGTGGCTGCCGTCGGCCAGCAGGTGCACCATCACCAGCATCCCGCGGTGCGAGACCGGTGGCACGTCGACCTGGGTGGCGGTGGCCACGCCGGAGGAGTCACGCACGGCCAGCACGGTCTTGAGCTCGCGGGCGAACGAGCCCGGGCGCTCCAGCTGCTCGGGCAGGGGGCCGTAGAGGCTGGTGCCCTGCGGCATGCCGGTGAAGCGGTCGTTCTCGCCGTACGCCATCAGGTCGTACGCCGCCCGGTGGATCCACCGCGTGTCCCCGCCGCGCAGCAGCCCGCGCACCTGCTCGCGCGGCAGCGGGAGCATGCCGCACAGGTCCCAGCCCGAGAGCGCGAAGACGCCCGGCTGCCAGGCGTTGAACATCGCCAGCAGCAGGTGGGCCTGCTGGATCTCCTCGATGCTCGCCGCGTCGATGTCGTCGAGGTCGGTGATGCCGAGGGAGGCGGCGATGATGCTGGCCGTCGTCGAGGCGATGCCGTTGGTGGTGAACACCGCGTTGTACGGCGCCGCGTCGCCCGTCAGCCGCTCGAGCAGGTCGGCGCGCACCGTCTCGGCGAGGTCGCCGCCGAGGACCGTGTCGCCGCGGAAGGTGTACTCGTCGTCCTTGTGGCGGGTGGCGAAGTGCACCAGCTCGTAGGTCAGCTCGTCGTGGTTCTGCAGGGCGTGCACCAGCCCGATCGGCGGCACGTCGTGCTCGAGGGAGAGGTTGAGCGTGAGCCGCAGGAACTCGGTGTCCGCGCAGGCCAGGGCGTGGTGGTAGGCCGGACGGTTGACGAAGTCGTAGGACAGGTCGGCCCCGGCGCGCGAGGTCTCGCGGATGTCGTCGATGGTGAGGTTGAGCTCCTGGAAGGTGAAGCCGCCGACCTTGCGGACCATGCTCGCGATCAGGTGGTTGGCCGCCTCCGAGAGCGGGTGCCCCTCGGACCACGCCGGCAGCCCCTCGGCGCCGATCTCGACGCCCAGGAAGCCGTTGGCGTCGAGCCGCAGCGCGCCCGAGCCGAGGTCGCCCAGGGAGTGCAGCGCGTCGCCGAAGACCAGTCGCATGCCGGCGAAGGACGGGTCGAGCCAGTTGATCGAGGGCTGGCCCTCCTTGAAGTAGTGCAGGTAGACCCAGCGGCGCTCCACGCCGTCGGGCCCGACCACGGCGGAGGTCACCGACCAGTTGGTGTCCTTGACCCCGGGGTCGTGGAAGATCACGCGCTGCAGCTGGCCGATGATGTAGCCGGCCCTCGACAGGCGCTCCTCGGCCTCGGCGTCGAGGTTCTGCGAGTCGCGTCCGGGCTCGACGTCGGGCAGCAGGTGCCAGTCCTCGGGCTCGATCTCCACCATGTGGTAGATCCCGGGGTAGTCCTCCACCCCCATCTCGGCGAGCCGGAAGTCGGCGCCCTTGCCGGTGTGGCCCGGCACGATGTCGTCGATGATCGTGCCGCCGTGCTCGCCGGCGACCTCGCACATCGTGCGGAAGTCGTCCTCGGTGCCGAACGCCGAGTCGATCTCGGTGCTGATCCGGTCGAAGTGGCCGTCGACGCTGGGGGTGGGCTGCCACCCGGTCAGACCGCCGGCGCGCTTGACCGGCCCGGTGTGGAGCGCGTTGATGCCGATCTCCTCGAACACCTGCCACAGGTCGTCGTCGGCGAGCGTGCCGAGGAAGGAGTGGCCGGGCTTGGTCAGCATCGACAGCGGGTAGGCGGTGAACCACACGCCGGCGGTGCGGATCGCCGCGCGCGGGTCGGGGGTCGCGAACGGCCGCTGCCACATGCTGCCCCGGCCGCTGAACTGACCGGCGATCGTGTTGGCGTCGCGCAGCATCGAGCTGCGCTGCAGCCACGCGACGTAGAACGGGTTGGTGCCCGTCGCCTCCCCGGTGCGGTCCTCGCCGTGCGTCGGGCTGCCCTGCGGGCGCAGCCGGGCCCGCGGCTTCAGCGACCGCGGCCGGGCGGGGAAGAACTGCTCGGAGTAGGTGATCTCCGAGGGCTCGTGCTCGGTCGACTCCGTGGGGTCGGTGCCGAGGTCGTCCTGGGGGTCGGTCTGGGGGGAGTCGGCCATGCGGGTGATGTTTCCACGGGCGGTGGTTCTCAATCCCGCGGGCCGCCCACATGTAAATCGGGGTTATGGACGCTCAACACGGGTCCTGCCGGGGCGGAACCGTCCACAACCCTCGCCAGGAGGCGGCGTACGGCGTCCCGGGCCCGCGGTCCGCTCGGGCACGGCGTCCCGCCCGACCCGTCGGGCGTGTCGTCATCTGGCGCGGGTTCGTGGACGGTCGAGGGGCGGAACAGCACGTGTGAAGCGTCCATAACCCCGATTTACAAGCCGTCCGCGTGCCCCGCGTGCCCCGCCCGCCCCGCCGCCGCGTCCGCGGCCCGGCCGAAGCGGCTCAGGTGGGGGAGCGGTACGCCGGGGCGCGCGGCGAC harbors:
- a CDS encoding amidase, producing MNLADLSALDLSGAVGRREASCVEVMTDHLDRIDALDPVVHAVVARRPREELLAEAAAADAELAVGRPRGWLHGLPVAVKDLNDAAGLPTSRGFVADAPPATSDSLVAARLQAAGAIVVGKTNTPEFGLGSHTYNSVHGTTLNAWDQSRTAGGSSGGAAVAVALRMLPVADGSDFFGSLRNPTGWNDVYGLRPSLGRVPQVEGESWLSRGGVDGPVARTAADLAALHRTLAGPDARDPLGLGDPGAGPGRPVRVGWLGDLGGYLPMEAEVLEICHRALPSFGELGLEVVEAALPAHGRFGGPEDLWRTWLPWRHWLAGSALAPTYADPVLRARMKPEARFEVEGLLGDGDRPPLSAHEVMVASELRSDLFRAVLGLFDEVDLLVLPTAQVMPFDARLDWPREVAGVAMSSYHRWMEVSALGTLLGTPVLAMPAGFSAAGLPMGLQVIGRPRADDDLLALAAAWETVTDHHLRRPPLLGP
- the zwf gene encoding glucose-6-phosphate dehydrogenase, translated to MSPSHGPSPVPAADIVVFGGTGDLAVRKLLPALYLRDRDGQLPPTTRIVATSRAGLDEDGYRDKIRGDLPAFVRPEELDDAVLTRFIARLTHVSLDIADDDSWPALARELPDAEKVRVFYLAIAPSLFGTVSEQLDRHGMVTPQSRLVLEKPLGHDLASALAINDAVGAVFEEQQIFRIDHYLGKESVQNLLVTRFANTFLEPLWNATSVDHVQITAAESLGVGSRGGYYDGSGALRDMVQNHLLQLLCLVAMEPPTYVGRETVRDEKLKVLQALKPITGTDVDDHVVAGQYQAGLAQGAAVASYREDAERPGSVTETFVAIKAEVQNWRWAGVPFYLRTGKRMEERCSEIVIQFRSVPHPMFPDAEGTSEPNRLVIQLQPEEGMKLHLTAKEPGPGGIRLRPVSLDLNYAQTFQKHSPEAYERLLMDVVRGNPTLFMRRDEVEAAWRWIEPIHERWARPEHAPRRYPAGTSGPFAATTLIERDGRSWHE
- a CDS encoding ROK family transcriptional regulator, which codes for MTLSAIGNAGGPRGARGGHAGVVVVPGDTATAGEVFSLVRDGVVATRSDIARLTGLSRTAVAARVQALIDVGLVAEGTDPDRPPASGRPPVVLRLDRAAGVVLAAAIGRSRTQLGVCDLDGQVLLARDVDQEVGLTPDVLMPRVVAALGELLGELGRDAAEVRAVGLSIPGTVDTATGASLDSPIMTGWDGVALAPYVAELAGAPVFVDNDANVMALSERRGHLEAHRDLLFLKASTGIGVGVVTGGRLVRGGLGAGGEIGHTKVPAATGMACRCGESGCLESLASGWALVQAAREAGHEVSHVRDLVALAGRGDPEARHLVREAGRRIGEVLAAAVNLLNPEAVVVGGDLAGAYDPFVAGLRESLYSLATALATRDLVIVALTHGERSGVVGCAALALREVLDSTAVDRLLAARGA
- the treS gene encoding maltose alpha-D-glucosyltransferase, which codes for MADSPQTDPQDDLGTDPTESTEHEPSEITYSEQFFPARPRSLKPRARLRPQGSPTHGEDRTGEATGTNPFYVAWLQRSSMLRDANTIAGQFSGRGSMWQRPFATPDPRAAIRTAGVWFTAYPLSMLTKPGHSFLGTLADDDLWQVFEEIGINALHTGPVKRAGGLTGWQPTPSVDGHFDRISTEIDSAFGTEDDFRTMCEVAGEHGGTIIDDIVPGHTGKGADFRLAEMGVEDYPGIYHMVEIEPEDWHLLPDVEPGRDSQNLDAEAEERLSRAGYIIGQLQRVIFHDPGVKDTNWSVTSAVVGPDGVERRWVYLHYFKEGQPSINWLDPSFAGMRLVFGDALHSLGDLGSGALRLDANGFLGVEIGAEGLPAWSEGHPLSEAANHLIASMVRKVGGFTFQELNLTIDDIRETSRAGADLSYDFVNRPAYHHALACADTEFLRLTLNLSLEHDVPPIGLVHALQNHDELTYELVHFATRHKDDEYTFRGDTVLGGDLAETVRADLLERLTGDAAPYNAVFTTNGIASTTASIIAASLGITDLDDIDAASIEEIQQAHLLLAMFNAWQPGVFALSGWDLCGMLPLPREQVRGLLRGGDTRWIHRAAYDLMAYGENDRFTGMPQGTSLYGPLPEQLERPGSFARELKTVLAVRDSSGVATATQVDVPPVSHRGMLVMVHLLADGSHEVTVLNFSTEEVQGTVRSKHLVPGSLVTDLADGMEMGTVDDLMAFSVTLAPHEGLALHVEPPTPQEEDEEGA
- a CDS encoding TetR/AcrR family transcriptional regulator C-terminal domain-containing protein, encoding MDATPGSAPGPDAVPDADAAVVAGEPVPSDRIALDRDRILAAALAHIDEQGLAGLTMRRLGHRVGVEAMSLYRYVPGKEELLDGVVELLIGDLRMDPDVLHSPTHGWQDFLQRLAHGVRRVALAHPRAFPLVASRPPEAPWLRPPLRSLEWVDAFLSGLLEEGFSDEAAVAAYRSFTSFLLGTLLLEVSAHGADVGPLDVVDDHQADDVEASRHATVWRLRHDLAHDASASEFEVALEALLERLTLIRSELG
- a CDS encoding Asp23/Gls24 family envelope stress response protein gives rise to the protein MEAQTRTSIDLGSLARIAALAVAQTDGLDPDGPVDGPVDGPVDGPVDGPVDGPVDGAAVVEVAPDGSLRVRLRVHGHWGTSLPRAASRLRREVVRVTAAMTGLRVSCVDVEVVGLVAPAPVGQRVGQPVGQAD